In the Colias croceus chromosome 1, ilColCroc2.1 genome, GTGTATATTGCAAactctcaattgttttgctatttacttgcatcttgttaacatagctgtatattttaatatattcatttattttgctaTTGCCCTTTTCATGCACCGCTTTAACTCACAACATGTAAACCTAAAGGTCTGGGCAGATTGGAagactaaaacaaaaaaaaaagaaaatgttgaTTTCCAACCACACAAATGGTACTGGTGGTGGTCCAAGCAGCAGGCTGTCTCTAACAGTTTTGGAAGACCGAGTCTGTGCCATACTGGGAGAGACTGCTGTTCTTGGTCAAGCTGGCATACAAGAGCATGGCTTTAATGTtagtactattatattatagcaacTTTACGTATCACACCAATTCCTCTGTAACTTGCATGGccaataatagatatttattttgaaagagATTACATATAAGCCTCTTTCAACTTGTGTAAaatgaattgtattaaataaataaaacaaataaacagcttgaaaatctatactaatataataaagctgaagagtttgtttgtttgattgaacacgctaatctcgggaaatactggtccgatttgaaaatttctttcgattttagatagcccacttatcgaggaaggttataggctatatatatcatctcgctaagaccaacaggagcagagcactgcaggtaaaactacggagcacagctagtgtttgaaaatgtaattccatcacaatataattaatagatatttaatgtTGATGAGAACattaaatatcttttaattacattttattctttataaatctatatcaattatacaaaatacttaGCTAACAATTCCTAATCGTAACATTTGTAAGTGTTAAGAGTATatgataaaagttataaataactaatatattgataaaaataaatatttttcaggcGCCACCAGTACCAAGGGAAGAACCCATTCCTGAAGATGTGGAAATTGAAATTCCTGTAGGCTtagagaattttaattataatagtaagttttattaaactctatttacttattaaattagcCTTCTTCTAGGAGCTGTTTTCAATCGtcataatatagtttaatcgataataattgaacataattcattaaatgACTTGAATAAATTAGTCTTTGCTTGTATCCTAGAGAATATTATTCAACAGATGGAATGGATGAacatttctaatttataatataagtggaAGTCAGAATTATATTTGCCTccttaacattattttcattactcaACAGCAAGTGTTCCAACATTGCCAGCATCACCGCTACTGCTAGACCCACAGCCCTcaccaccaccaccaccaGTACGTCCGCCGCCCCCTCTACCGCGTTCTCCTCCGCGTCCCACTGGTCGACGGTCATCGGCGTCACCGCGATCTGCGACTGCCTCGCCGCGACATGGGATGCAGAGAGCTCGCAGGAATCGCGGCTTAACGCCATTTGACCGGGCCGCTACAGAATTTGTGGCGGTTGAACAACGACGCCTTGCACTGGAGGAGACGCGAGAGAAGCTTTCCCATGAGCGAGAAAGGGAAAGGGAAAAGCTTCTCCATGAACGTGAGAGGGAGCGTGAGGAACTTTTCCACCAAAGAGAAATGGAGCGACTGCGGCTGGAGTCGCTAAAGGTTGAGGCAAATCGCGAGCAAACTAGGGTGATGCAGCAAATAGCTGTTATCGGGCAAAGGTTGCTCGAGATATTGCCTCAAGGGCCCgcatcttaattttttttttcatagggttttaagtgtattatttagtgcctttctttttattttttttaagtgcttgttttagattttaatattttaatttaatagtttaagtacagtattttcTGTCCTCAGTCTTtagttgttttactttttacacgctttttattagcttcacctgtatgtttgaatgtttgtttgtaaccgacttctttgggcgcgattttgacccactttaaacggccagatttcgttcaaactttgtagatttattgaggaccgatgacaatacactaatttgataaaattattccatttttcaatttgcaaaaagcgtgttttttagttttttttaaactattattatatatatctttaaatttaataggatttatatgtacttaatttattttaagtgtttgttttagattttaatattttaatttaatagtttaagtacagtattttcTGTCCTCTGTCTTtagttgttttactttttaatctttaaattttataggatttatatgtacttaatttgttttaagtgtttgttttagttttaagaatattaaataaaacatatatatacataataatagtatattttattacttaattagttAAGTAGTTTATACCACCATTAATTCAGTacacacttttttaaatactaacaaaaaatacaataataaaaattacaaacttaaaaatattataaaaaacagGTTGAGGCTGCAACAATGATCAATTTTTTCACCTATGACCTGCACTAAAATATGAGCAGTTATCAGAAACTTTAAAAGGATTAATATATACTGTAACTAATGcagtttcattatttaaatctgtgtaggtaaacaaaataatgttttaggagcgaaaaaatattatacaaaactaCTTGGTCAGGCATACTAAATTAGGCTTAAAAGTAATACACATTAAAACTACACACAAcacactttaaaaaatacaaaaatacaaaaataacctaCTAAACTAAtctattaactaaattatttagcATTATTCTGCCACTCATCAGCTCATCTTGGTTGCTGGAAATGGGTCCAACCCCCACACTCGGTTCATCACCATCCTCTTGTTGCTCAGCCATATTATTAGGGGGAGGTAATTTAGCATCCAGTGCAATATTGTGCAGAACACAACATGCAATAGTTACCTCACTGGCAACACGAGGATGGTAATGGAGTGTACGATGCTTCAGCAAGCATCTCCAACGAGCCTTCAATACACCAAAACATCGTTCAATACAATTGCGTGCCTGTAAATGGCGTGTAGTGTACACCTCTGCTCGAGAACCTGGTTCGGCATTTAAAATTGGTGTCATCAGCCACGCTCTCTGTGGGTATCCAGAATCaccttaaacaaataatgtagttaaagagctttataaattataactccaatatttttatgataaatatgtAGAAGTAGGTAGGAATTAAATGATTTACCTAATAGCCACGTCAATTCACCATTTTCGTGAAGTCCACGCATGTATGGTTCCACTTCACTGGATGACCATATGAAGGAATCATGCGTGGCTCCACCATATTTTGCATTGACATTGATAACACAGctcaacaaaaaaacaatttttttttgttgccctggatatttctacagatttatatatttcaagtaCCCAGTTTGCGaatgtaatcattaaaattatttaattggctctagtttttttttaatttggattttcatatataaaaatttcttacGGCCCTTCAGAGTACGGGTTACtaacaagtgtttatttttaggtgAATTACGTTTTCTGCACATTTATTCGCTCAGACAGAACCCTATTCTATAAAACTGACTGTAGAATATCAGaataataaatggtttctgtaaaaaaacatttttatgaacaacAATGTTCGGTTTGTATCGAGTTAAAGAAACCCAGTAGCACTTGGTCAGCAAAGTGGATAGGTATACGAAATTCccttgatgtttttattaatagaattagACAAAGCAAATTCAttaggaataattaataaatatgaaaatttaggCCTTTGAGGGAATCTAGAAGTATAAGAAGAATACCCGATGGCCCTACAGGACGGGCGTGTCgacaattgataaaaaatgaaaatttaacaaaatttaataactgaTGCTGAATGTAAATTATGGAGAGAtatagtattaattaatttaagattaatttcaaacaccaaattataaagaaatggCACAacagttgtttaaaaaacttcattattttatgagcaaatACGAGCATAAAGCTACACTTTGCCCACAGTCTCCTGGATAGATATCCAGTAAATCTGCGGAATTTCTGTGAGAAACAGGAAGAACACATCGAAaaagaagtaaaaattatGGAATAATGGTATCAGGGTATATGGGATCGTCACATGATGGCAGATTACTGATGGTCCATAAGAAAACTATTGTCCCAAAATTAACTAAGAAGACAAgcttataaaatctatttccttgtactatttcataagttttaatgatttttctctatttttatatccatttgaattaattaaatactaaaacaaaacaataagtaaaactttgtaataaataaatgatgtaaaaaaaatataccttctATTTCATGCTGCATTTTAGAGTCTAGTAAGAAAAttaggataaaaaaaaactagagccaATCTACCAAAACTATTAATAGTtctgtatataatatgcattaaattattcgaaaccaCTTTCACATCCAGGGCAACAAAATCATTGTTGACCAGTGTaatctttaaattatcatcacatatctgaaaaaaaaaaatttaagttataaaaaatattctatttgcagttgctttgttattttgttttaatgaaacatgattaaaaacaATGCTTACTAACTAATAATACATATGCAAAGAAAAATAGCTTACCATTTGCACATTTAAGGAATGGTATCCTtttctgttaaaataattctgtTCATCAATGTGGGGTTTTACAATTGATATGTGAGTGCAATCTATGCATCCAATTACCCCTGGCAATTGAAATTTCCTTTGAAATCTGTAATTAGGTACATTCACATTTAATAATCAAAgacaattacctacatatattaaacatataatacaattgttaaaaagactttcaaatgaatttgtcataatattttgtaaacctTTAAAACATTTAGAATTGaacagaaacaaacattttgtggTATAATAGAATTGTTTGTGACTACAATAGCAGCAACCTTCTTCAATGCAAAggattatgttatttattaaaattgtacaaaacattgaaagttttttttttttttatgtcagagcaagcaactTAAGCATAAGAAATAAACACTTGCAACATAAGAAGTGttgcaggtgctttgccggccttttatggacaaataagctcttttcttgaaggccccaatgtcgtagttgtacattgaaagttataaataaattaataaaaacacttaCTCTTGTCGAATTCTTGTTCTTTCTTGGTGTGTTTGAGGGAAAACTATCCATTTTTTCACTTTCCGAGGACTGTTGAGTGCCTCCACAACTTGCCTAATGCATCTACTTGTAGTGCGTTGTGGCAAATGTTGTGTGACACCCACAATTCTCTGATAGGATCCCGTTGCGAAGAAACTCAGAGCGCAAAGAACCTACGAATATAAGTAGAATTAGGATAcgtaatataggtacctaatagatATGCACAACACATGACTTTCATTGGGCATTTAAAATATCGGACatcactaataattataaacaatcgcAGTGAAGAAACTGTGGATTACCTTTACTTCCAAAGGAATTTCTTTAGTCCCCCGTATGTTTGTTTCGTTACGTAGGCTGCAGCAAAGCTCgctaaaagtttttttatttaacctaAAACGCTCCTGAAACAATTGTTCCGGCATTTCATTGATTGTCTCTAAACTCCGTCTGGAcgcatttcttttttggcgcCTGAGCCAAAGTTCTTCATCGTGCGCAGCTTTTAAAAGTCTCAAAGCgtgcattttatgaaaactaaaattttataatcactAAACACAACACGAAACTTCGACAGCTGATTATAAAATCGCCATTTTGTTTCGATTTCTACAAGATGTTATAGCGTACGCTAGTTATCGAACGCCCATTGGCGTAGTCTCCTGTCAAAAGTGCCACTTGGCTAAGCATTTGTATGGCGCCTGTCGTATGACTTAGGTAACGTTTCGTCACGTTTCGTctaatagaatagaaaaacattGCCACTTGGCTACCAATTTTCGTTTCGTTACGCTGGGTCACGTGACGTATCTccagcttatgtcaatctcatacattcgtttatctattctatcaaacgcaatgactaaggaatcctatggacagggcatattgttctatacaaacaactgattatacaaatatcatgcatttcgataccgaaataataaaactaatactgtctctttctaactaatgaatattctgatgtgatgtgaaaaaatatgactatacgtcagtcagtgctaattctataccgcttgacatttgaagttagctcaaatacctactgtggCCGGTCGCCATTTTATGTTCTCGTTAATACGATGTACATGCTCTGTCATTGCTCCgtagtaaacattgaaaaatattgaatatttttgtgattgtgacaaacatttgtgtctaaaacatatagaGTGGTCAAGGACAAATAGTGGCATAATGCCAAAGCGCAGTATTGTGAGATGTGGCTCCGGAAAGAATGAAAACCAGAAAAGTTTGTCTTTGCACCGGTATGTATACgttttgactgaaatattagttatttctttgctgatttagttattttcatgtatattgaattaaggagtattcacagactatgttcagtgcaaaattgttaccaaatatagctttattttgtatattttcgttctagtaaaataatgaatttgggtgctagtgatggcttataatatcgacatcagcaaaatgttcgatgatgacgtgcgtctcccaaggctgtgtcattaatcttaagaatagttgctttggtgaatacacttccaaaataacaaattaattttgccaagagcagcagaaggaaaaataaaacacttaaatttacctaatatgaattttaacttaagtaagattaatcgcttttatagtacctactttaattaaaaatgtatttataaataagtcaggtcaggactaaaattataataacctaaatattcattttttgaaggttaccaagaagtgaaaatagaaaaggagaatggttagaagcaattgaaactgaaaatatcaAGCCAAATGTAAAGGATATATCATAGTACATTTCCCAGAAAGTGCTTTCAATAGAACAATGGATGTGATTAGTCTGCACGATGATGCTACACCAGTATGTCTGCCGCTGCATTCACACAGGGTGAGGTTTTTATCTGTagacacgtgatgtcttccaatttacttttggtctttttatttagatttagggctgtcatttataatctaacgtttctcctattttgaaggaggcctgtgaacaaactgagatggttttatatgattttttgagtacaaacttgggtgatatttggttgttgaaatgttattgactgagggaaagtgcaatttactttaaatacatggggtgttttaagttatttttctattctttataaatttatatatataaagcatttgaatgccataaaaccaaaaatataaattcaaattccgCTATTGTAAGCCctaatgttgatattaatttcaaaccatcagcattgcccttttaattaaaatgtattgcattttagtttaaatgtaaagtgaacaatgctagttaatgtaaactgtgaCATTTCATTTCCAGGTACCAGTTGAGCCTCAAATCCCGAACTCAAAAATGAACAGAGTGAATCCGAGTGCATCCCAGGCTGCACAAAATAGTTTAgctctataattttctctgttattatatattattgtttttttgtctattatttataaataaataaattactgtatattgtgttgttcatcgtaataaaatactattatatacctgtattattatatatgttgtttcattatattacattcctcaaaactgaaattaccaaattgtaagtctaccgtaatccttatatcgaagtcaaaattgaactggatttatcaaattatacagctatcttgtcctgcgaggttgctggtgttttacaagtaaccctgtataggtgTTACCGTCACGAGCAGCctcccgtccgattagggcccttctggcctcctccactcaagcgacagctcaagccgaggttcgtggtccccgtcaaggggggacgcccttgtgcatgtcgctaccagggtgaaccttcagttcacccccgcgtccgcgttaaaatgtagaagcccttctggctaacattgagaaacaccaaaaaaaaaaaaaaaaaaaaaaaaaacgagcAGCCATCgccatacttaattttattaattggcattgtcattttttccatttgtaattttacgtctatgttttgtacaataaagttaaaataaataaaaaagagtgtgtgtttatgtacacgcgttagaagttacttctttggcgtatggacaaaatactagaatatacaacttgaacatagttatcaattttcataccacctagaacttacttcatgctgttaattttaggtgtcggtgtgcgcgcgcatcgtaaaaattcactctcactATTTTTCTCCACCGCGCCaaaacaaatacttataaattcaaaataaatatattaatattatttttatatcgataaacattattctcggcactaaacaccgccatgttttgttacaagcattatggcgccggccacactttttttgtaggtatgtcactTCCATGTGATTCCATATTCATTgatcaaacgttacgctaatagaaagccacttggctaggggggcagagacgttagagcgttttcacattgtccggtccgatatcggctatcggcgtccgatatccgatatcggaggctaagtaaaatgtatgatttacgtacctgtctttcacattgtccggtccgatatcggatatcggagccaacaccgatattcccgtgaactatcggacgataatgttcagtgttaccagctcaattttcgaaaaggtagtataccaacagcaaaaaaagcactagtttgtgtattttcagtcatttctaggcgctaaatgtaaaaaaaaaaatcctttcatttactttaaacctttttattaagaaaacattcatttaagtatttaaaggcattaaaaatacgatttatacgggagctattttaatatcgtcctataatatacggcaattggctgaactgaagtaaacaaaaatatattgtgttcttaaattcaaccgtatcttcgaaatattagtatcttttatctttatttactcattctgCCTCGCTCCTCCTCCTACTCGGACTACTGTTGTGCTGtaagctgtttattgtattgttgtcattgagtcacagatttagtgctttgttttagcgccgatatcaaacctgtataataaatagcacatctaaataatattaagtaattaataatatcaaatcttttttatattttacttttccagctgtttttgaagtcggtttctttattgtagttatttttactggatgtacaactacgatctatcagttgattttttttaaatcaaaccctttttattgaaaagaaaatttacaatacggcaattttgtttagttttctctaaaatttcagaattagaATGCGGCAACCCTTAGActaaggattggtctccgcgcgcgcgctacgactagataccgctccacctaaaaacaatagctccgtgagtgcggcaactcagttctgtagtgtgtgtaaggcaatttgtaaggacgctagtgtgtgtgaagaattgtactgccagctacataaattttaccccataaatgggaaatgggctatcttggaaagaagtttgaaaaatattttcatttcattttggccttgccgggaatcgaacccatgaacatgtgactcaaatccacttgcgatgccactatactatcacaaaggttttttaaaagtaaaaaagcagtaataaaaaaataacatatgagtcagttaaacaaggttaaacagaaataaattattgttattatcatttttttataatatgcgttAGTACCTAATACTCCtaatagtattgaaaaaaaaaacattatgaataaaataagttcaaattaaaagtgtgtttttgggatatgcagtacggcaacactaaatggcgtcgtattttcgtaaacaacattttcaaagtacAGGTGAAATATCGAATAATACGATTATTCCTGATGTTACGTGATCCCAGtgtctttcttattatttgttgtattttttttaaacagttttatggcACAAACAGGCATTTTACTTCAGGTTTTGTCCAAAATCTTTAGAAACTATCGGTACACCCTCTCCACACAATGCTCGTGACACGACTGGCTCGGGTACGCCGATTTCGGCGTACTTTTAGTTGCCGCATTTTTCGAGTACGCcggcggtatctagtcgtagcgtgcgcggagaccaatccataATCTAAGGCGGCGACCCTAAATTTTGTCAAGAACGCGCGGCGACTTTTGagcttgtttactattttggttgtcatggctatattattattagtctgtggtactaTGTACATTGCGGAATCTGTGACTGtgaattagtttagtttaatttatttctgtttaaatatttgcacccCCAGATATTAGGTAGAATGTACATATTAgcactataaaattgtaataacagcacctacatttgtaaatgtaatttgaatttgtatttgctagtttcgtcgctttaatactgagttgaattttttttttattttatttgtataagaacataacagtcatacatgatttaatataaaaaagttctaaaattcactacgaccacacaacatgttctaataataaaaaaagaaaaacagcatataaaaaaacaagcctcacaatgaagttgaatattgaaactagattctgactctgcagagggtacaaatccatactccgcagtcagcagattaaaccggtttgaaaaacatcagtttatttattactatttatttcatttaaaataaagtttattttttgtaacacaaatgcatccactgtttattttaattcccaatatatctacttttccagtttctggcaacactcatgttatcgggacgatattatcggataatgtgaaagggcaaattgtgtccgatatcggatatcggctatcggcttccgatatccgatatcggatcggataatgtgaaaacgctcttattactctaaaaatcgaaatctgacatctagaatcgaatgcattgattacttgtgaataaaaatcatcataaattaataaattcgattgacaaatatttcaaatccgtatcgattaattcactttaatcgatgtttttaagcaggttacctctctttgaagataaaattgatagacgtcaaatgttgcctattaaattggctcgactataatatTTCACTTGCATAAGTAAGTAATGCATTTACCAAAAATCGTAAATGATCGAAAACATGATTTTatacatcatttttattttaatacagatTATAACACTTTTCGCTAAGGATGGTAACACTTATTTCTTGTGTCTATGGTCATTCGATGGATTTCAAAACGAACAATGttgtttatgaaaattcaaaaagtaCGATACAATTGTGCGTTtggtataacaaaatatagaatGTAGTTCAGTAAGAGAGCGCTGTTAGCATAATGTTCAAGCATCAGCGTCCGCGCCCTTCAGCCTGAGGCGCGCGAAGTCTTCGAAGATTATGTCGTCGTCTTGTTCTTGGCCATTTTCGTTTCTGTAAACAAAATTCGATATTAGTTTACGTGTAGTGTAAGTATAGTGAggtcttagattacaaaataaaagacagatggagcgttgccgaactaaaccgaatgatttatcgtcattttcaataaagctatgtgtgctgtcatttcgccgctgcactgtacgtatacggtgcttctgtgtgcgtgtaatgttaccagatattgaaaaatttcccaaatttttccccgactacggaaaaaagagggttatgtttttcgagtttatgtatgtatgtataatatttctttgacacgccctgcagtataaaccgttggaccgattttgagttgtgaggtttcattgcaatcatctgaattattatgttagtggcggtagtgacgtaggctatacatatacataaattagcagtcaagttttaatttttcttaccttCTCGGTAACCTAGCAAAGATGCCAGTCTTGAACCGATGATTGATACATACCTAtcactaaacataatatgtacaacacctaatgtatttagcTCTAAGGTTAGGTTAAGTTTGATTGGATaaacgaatttgaatttgaatttgaattttattttaatataatttcgggttagtgatttttttttataatattacataaagtacctgcctactaaagttatacatatatggccgaaataattgttttcaatttttaattaaataaattacataaaaaatgccagaaataaaggcctaatacaaaaatatcggtGTCAGGGCTTGGAATAATTATCTCTGCACTGTCGTTGTGTTTgacagaatgaaaaatatggcaGAACATTCTTGAATCAGCCTCTTAActtcacagagcaagtaatataggaaGAGACGGCACTCAGTACTTCGATTTCGAGCTCACGCACACATATGCATGTATTACTTAGGTTAAGTCTTATATACCAACCTATGAAAAGTTCACGTCAAAAATGATCCACATTGCTGCCAACATTTAAAAGTTGAAGTTGCTAGTGATGTCTCCTTTGAGTACATATTATCGATAAAACTtcatatcgatatcgataaaattttCGATGCTGGGTAACATCACTACTAATTCTCAtccttattcaaatttataggaaattaaaaataaaacaccaacaATGTAgatcaataagtttattataatataataataattacctatatataacatttttatataatattaaaactcactATTATCAGCAAAAATGGATAAttccatttgaattttgaattttactgaatatctttatttaggcATGTAGGACCGTCCCGGCTCCGATCGGGTTGacacagaataaaaaacatcataaaatatagactATGTTCATCAGGTATCAAAAGAGggtgttaatttttgatagacataaatttgaacctcaatgtaataatagttaggtttatgtgtgacgatttaatatgtagttaggtttgtgtttaggttaggttaggttaggttaggtttggtaacatcaacaacaacaaaatcaacaaaatcaacaacaacaacaacaacaacaacaacgacgacgacgacgacgacgacagcaaaaacatcaacaacgacaacaacaaacgagggcgttaatttttgatagacataaatttgaacctcaatgtaataatagttaggtttatgtgt is a window encoding:
- the LOC123696994 gene encoding formin-like protein 2 translates to MERLRASQEQFSALIEFMERYGDLSRPQRGPQGRLKADQMWARLTLLLNSVGGGVHKSQEKWKKAPPVPREEPIPEDVEIEIPVGLENFNYNTSVPTLPASPLLLDPQPSPPPPPVRPPPPLPRSPPRPTGRRSSASPRSATASPRHGMQRARRNRGLTPFDRAATEFVAVEQRRLALEETREKLSHEREREREKLLHEREREREELFHQREMERLRLESLKVEANREQTRVMQQIAVIGQRLLEILPQGPAS